TCCCGCGCCGGCTGATGCAGGCTTGCTGGGACCGTCTCGGATGGCCGCCGATCGAAGCCTTCACCGGCCCGCTCGATGTCTTTCACGGCACCCATTTCGTCCTCCCCCCGGCCCGCGCGGCCCATGCCGTGCTCACCGTTCACGACCTGAATTTCCTCCGGAATCCGCAGTACTTTCTGGACCGACCGCTGAACGTGTGGGGGCACCAGAGGGAATTGCCGGTCGCCCTGTCTCGGGCCGAGGCGGTCATCGCCGTGTCCGACCATACGAGGAAGGATCTGATCGAGTTGATGGGAGTCCCGAGTGAGCGGATCCGGGTCATTCCTGAAGGGGTGGAACCGCACTTCTTCGTCTCGGTTGGCGATCCGAGGCTCGAAGCGACGAAGACCCGTCTGGGGCTGGACCGGCCCTATCTCGTGTTCCTGGTCGGGACCCCGGAGCCAAGGAAGAACCTGCTCCGCACCGTCGAGGCCGCCCGCCGGGCCGCCGCGGATCTCCCCTTGGTGATCATCGGCCCGCAAGAGCCGATCCGAACCCTGTTGGAAGGGAATACCAGAGGCGTGATCCTCGTCGGCTCCCTGGCGGATGAGGACCTGCCGCTCGTCCTGCACGGGGCGGAGATCGCCCTCTATCCCAGCCTCGCGGAGGGGTTCGGCCTGCCGGCCGTGGAAGCCATGGCGGCCGGGGTCCCGTTGATCACGTCTGACCGGAGCTCCTTGCCG
This portion of the Nitrospirota bacterium genome encodes:
- a CDS encoding glycosyltransferase family 1 protein — encoded protein: MRIGIDVYQTCYQYGGIARYVRALVTAMAAVSPADEFVLTSNSFRALEVRWRLAVPNARHVNIRVPRRLMQACWDRLGWPPIEAFTGPLDVFHGTHFVLPPARAAHAVLTVHDLNFLRNPQYFLDRPLNVWGHQRELPVALSRAEAVIAVSDHTRKDLIELMGVPSERIRVIPEGVEPHFFVSVGDPRLEATKTRLGLDRPYLVFLVGTPEPRKNLLRTVEAARRAAADLPLVIIGPQEPIRTLLEGNTRGVILVGSLADEDLPLVLHGAEIALYPSLAEGFGLPAVEAMAAGVPLITSDRSSLPEVVGKAAVLVDPESVEEMAHAIRSLLGDTERRAQLVEQGLARARELSWERAAHQVLCLYRELASPGSC